The Rattus norvegicus strain BN/NHsdMcwi chromosome 20, GRCr8, whole genome shotgun sequence genomic interval GGCTCACAGTGGGTGGCTACCCTGAGATGTGGTAGCTTAGGGCCTGAGTAAAACAGGATCGGGAAGCTACCCATGTGCCTGGCCATCTGTTGTTTGCACATGGCCCCACCTAGGGATTCTTAGGTACCTGCCCTGCAACTCACTCCACCCAGGGAAGGGGTGAGagaggtaggaggtgggagggCAGGCTCAAAATCAGCCACAGAGCtgcacagtctctctctctttcctctctctgtctctgtgtgtgtgtgtgtgtgtgtgtgtatttcaaacCAGATCCCACCATGTGTCACCCTATcactatgtctgtctctctgtctctctctgtctttctcctctctctgtctgtctctgtgtctctgtctctgtctttctgtgtgtgtatgtttcaaaCCAGATCCCACCATGTGGCACCTtatcactgtgtgtgtctgtctgtctgtcccccctgtgtgtgtctgtgtgtgtgtctctgtgtatgtctgtgtgtatgtgtgtgtctgtgtatgtctgtgtatgtctgtgtgtatgtgggagtgtgtgtctctgtgtgtgtctgtgttgtgtgtttgtgtgtatgtgtgagtgtgtctgtgctgtgtatgagtgtgtctgtgtgtgtgagtgtgtctctgtgtgtgtgtctgtgtctgtgtgtgtgagtgtctctgtatgtgtgtgtctctgtgtgtgtgtccgtgtgtgtatgcaaatgtgtgtgtattcacacatgTGCTCATTTACtctatgtgcatatgtgaaaGGGACATGCCAGTGcacctgtggaggacagaggacaagctggtggagtcagttctcttttgcCACCCCGTGGGTTTCAGGAATCAAATTCATGTCATCAGGATGGCCAGCAGGCACCttatctgctgagctatctcactggcttACCTAGTGAGAGTCTTGCTGACTTAGACGGGATCTCCCACTGGTCAGGAACTGGCCAATTAGGCCAGGCTAgctggtcagcaagccccagggacctgcctgtctctgcctccccagcaatGAGGGTCCAAGCATGGCCACCACACCTGACATTTTGACCTGGTTTTGTGAACCAACATCATGCCCTCATGCTGATGTGGGGAGCATTTCACTGGCCCTGCATCATCTCCCTGGCCCTCCGAACccatttatgtatttttagaGAAGGGGCCAGCCACTGCCACCAGCTGCCCTGGGTACAACGTCCCTGATCTGAGGTCTCACCAAGGAATACTGGTTGTTCTGCTGAGAGGCCCAGGCACATGGAAGGACAGACCACCTGCTGGCTTACCTGTCTCTTGCAGAGGTTTGAAGCACCAGGGCACATTTGGGATGCTGGAGTCAAAACAGCAACCACGGTTGTTACACTGCTCTGATGTGACAGTGGGGTAGCCACAGTCCACCCTGACATTTGCCGGGACCATACATTGGCTTGGAGCTGTCCAAATGAAACACAGTCAGTTGCTGGACTACTAGTTTGGCCTTATTTTCTTGCTTCCTGTGGTATCCCCTTAACCATTTCCCCTGAGTTCAGAGAGAACACTCATACCTCATGGGACACGGCTAAAGGAAAGCAGGCTATTGGGAAATGAAGCTTCCTGGAGATCTCCCTGGCAGTGGAGAGTGGGGACGTAGAACCCAAATCCCCCCGGGCTGTCCTTAGCTCCCATCGTAGTCTGTCACCAGCTGTCACTGCATCTAACGTCCCTTGGCTATCAGGTGAAACCTTTGGAACATGCTGCCTTAACAGAACAGCTTTGGAGACGGTGGTGAGTTGCCACCGTCTCCAAAGCTAACCACCAGAGACATCCAACTTGTGTAGCACAGCCCCCGCCCGCTACCCTGACACTCCCGTCAGAGTACTTGGGAAATGCCTTAACTTATGATCAACTTTTATTGTGTCTAAAAACCTCCTTGCAACCACTTCTACGGTGGAAGAGGCAGTTTCATGGCCATAGGCACTCAAACTTGGCTCAGGATAAATTatgtgttgtttttttgtttgtttgtttgtttgttttttgagaccgtctctcatgtagcccaggctgacccggAACTCAATGTTCACTCATCGATTTGGAAGGATAGCTGTGATTTGTATCCTTAGAGATTTGGTCTTTTGAGGTCTATTGTAATactaaaccaccaccaccaccaccaccaccaccaccaccaccaccaccacctccctcaCTCCCCAGACCGGATTTTCCTAGAGATGAGTCCACATGGACACCTTggccccaagttatttctgattggtaaataaagatgccaataaagatgccaacagccaatagctgggcagaagagacagagGCGGGGTTTAGGTTTCCTGGGCTTGGAGGTTGGAGAGGGACCACAAGGAAGAAGAATATTCCGGAGAAAGAGAAGCCGCCATGGGTTAAATGAGTCATGAGAATGTGGCCCTGGGGGCTGGCCAAttagagttaagagcagcccagatgagaCATAGTAAGTAGTAATTCAGGACTATCGATAGAAAGTAGGTTCTTATAGCATAGAGGGTGGGTATCTGCCCGGCTCTTGGGctatttaaggcttattgtaattTAAAGGTTGTGTGTGGTTTTTATCcgggaactaaatggtcaaagcGGGATAGAAACCCCAGGTCGAGATTAAATAATTTCTGCAACGTGCATCCATTGCGGACCGCTAACCCAAGGAATTTGACCATTTCCCTAGCAACCCTCGCTTGGTCAAGaggttaaaagaaaaacaggtcTAGATATAGATACCCTATAGCTGGCAGGATCCCTGGGAATCCAGGGGCTAGTAAAGTTTTAAACAAAGTTCCCTTGCTTGTTTGATCTGTAAGGACTGCCCCCTTCCACAGTGAAAAGTGTCCCAGGAGATACCAAGTATCCTATTTCAATGTCTCCGCTGCAGCTCACCACCACCTGGCAGTTAGCTGGTCCAGTCCTAGCTGTGAGCGCTCTCCACCTCCCAGCATTCCTGATTCAGGAAGATTATCCGTAGGTGCTTATCCGTAGGTGATCAGCTAACTGATTTCCCTTAAGTGGAAACCCAGCAAACATCTCTATCTCCCCCAATTGGAGTGGGTACAACAGGTCTTCCTTGACACGGTGGGGAGGGGGTCTGTTGAGGCAGGGAGCTAAgggaccttttcttttcttttcttttttttttttttttttccggagctggggaccgaacccagggccttgcgcttgctaggcaagtgctctaccactgagctaaatccccaaccccctaagggACCTTTTAAAACGTCCATCCTGTTCCAGCTCCTAGATGCTCCTATGTGGCTGGCATGCCCCGGGGCAGCAGGGTTTCAAATCACTCCAGTGGGTCTACTGCCTTCACCCTGGTAAGGGGTGACCCCATGTCCCTGAGTACTTCTCACCTAAGACTGTGACCCAGTGCCCAAGGGGAACAGGTTTCTATAAATTGTCTGGGGCTATTGCTTTctcaaatgtttcttttcttttttctttctggttctggtAACTTGCCAGGGTGCTCAGTGTGTGTTCAGAAACCTctggcaaagaaagaaaagagacggGATGAGCTCCAGCCATCCCTCCCACCCCAGCCTTGGTTCCAACCCCGCTGCAGATTCTGAGGAGGAGAGCTGTCCTGAATATGTTAACATTCTCTGAGCTTCCACTAACTTGTCTCTCAAGCAGGTCAGAAAGAGCCTGTCTGTAGGACTGTGGCAAGAAACCATGAACGGGTTAAGTGGTAATTAGTTATTAGGTCGATGTAGGAGGTAGGCAGTCTCCCCTGCTTTCAAGCTCACAGAAAGCCCTGTTAGCCTGGGTCTTCTGTGTCCAAGTCTAGTACAGCGGGAACCAGATAGGTACTTACATAGGCCAACAAATTCCTGGGCTTTGCAGGAGGACCCAGCAACCAGGACCAGCAGCAGGGTTATCCAGAAGG includes:
- the Tff3 gene encoding trefoil factor 3 precursor — translated: METRAFWITLLLVLVAGSSCKAQEFVGLSPSQCMVPANVRVDCGYPTVTSEQCNNRGCCFDSSIPNVPWCFKPLQETECTF